One genomic region from Quercus robur chromosome 4, dhQueRobu3.1, whole genome shotgun sequence encodes:
- the LOC126724524 gene encoding probable F-box protein At4g22030, with translation MASLQASSLVLSSSSNKIRSAVPVPKLPRVPMSVPKMPTRTVVEELNMSAGFTKTVPIDVESYNSTSIANTQLYALLEAVADRVEMHNNIGKQRDNWNTLLLNSINMITLTAATLTGVGAIGGAGMPLLALKLSSALLYTAATGLLLIMNKIQPSQLAEEQRNATRLFKQLQSKIETILTLGTPTQEDVKIVMEKVLALDKAFPLPLLGAMLEKFPSKFEPAVWWPSKQSQNKTKAQEGKFHKMAKNGWSEELEVEMRDIIEVVKRKDIKDYARLGNMMLKINKILASSGPLLTGIAAIGSTFVGNGSWAAIIAVAAGALGSAVNAFEHGGQVGMVFEMYRNNAGFFRLLEESIKGTLEEKDLEKRENGELFEMKVALKFGRSLSQLKELARKSAYSRREGTSIDEFASKLF, from the coding sequence ATGGCTTCCCTACAAGCTTCATCCCTCgtactctcttcttcttcaaacaAAATCCGTTCTGCTGTTCCTGTCCCAAAACTTCCAAGAGTCCCTATGTCAGTACCAAAAATGCCAACAAGAACTGTGGTTGAGGAATTGAACATGAGCGCTGGCTTTACAAAAACAGTCCCAATTGACGTTGAATCATACAACTCCACTAGTATTGCAAATACCCAACTCTACGCACTATTAGAAGCTGTAGCTGATAGGGTAGAGATGCACAATAACATTGGAAAGCAACGTGACaattggaacacccttctttTGAACTCTATCAACATGATAACTCTTACTGCTGCAACCTTAACTGGTGTTGGAGCAATTGGAGGCGCTGGAATGCCTCTATTGGCTTTGAAATTATCGTCCGCGCTATTGTACACTGCAGCCACAGGATTGTTGCTTATAATGAACAAAATTCAGCCCTCACAACTTGCTGAGGAACAACGTAATGCTACAAGATTGTTCAAGCAACTCCAAAGCAAAATCGAAACTATCCTCACTCTTGGCACTCCAACTCAAGAGGATGTGAAAATTGTGATGGAAAAGGTCTTGGCACTTGATAAAGCATTCCCACTTCCCTTGCTAGGAGCAATGCTCGAAAAGTTTCCTTCAAAGTTTGAACCTGCTGTTTGGTGGCCATCAAAACAATCACAGAACAAAACCAAAGCACAAGAAGGCAAATTTCATAAGATGGCGAAGAATGGTTGGAGTGAGGAGCTGGAAGTTGAAATGAGAGATATTATTGAAGTGGTGAAGAGAAAAGACATTAAAGACTATGCAAGGCTAGGCAACATGATGTTGAAGATCAACAAGATTTTGGCTAGCTCAGGCCCATTACTCACTGGCATTGCTGCCATCGGTTccacttttgtgggtaatggaTCATGGGCAGCGATAATAGCGGTGGCTGCTGGGGCATTAGGAAGTGCTGTTAATGCTTTTGAGCATGGTGGACAAGTTGGAATGGTGTTTGAGATGTATAGAAACAACGCTGGCTTCTTTCGCCTATTGGAAGAATCAATTAAAGGCACACTTGAAGAAAAAGAtttggaaaaaagagagaatgggGAATTGTTTGAGATGAAGGTGGCTTTGAAGTTTGGAAGAAGCTTGTCACAGCTAAAAGAACTTGCACGAAAATCTGCTTATTCCCGAAGAGAGGGAACTTCAATTGATGAATTCGCAAGCAAGCTTTTCTAA